CAATCAGAATAAGATCTCTGATGATCAGAGCAGACAGATAGATATTCTTATTTATGATAACGATAACTATACCGCGTTGTTAGAAACCAATGATTTTTCTGTAGTACGACCTGAAGCTGTTTTAGGTTGTGTAGAAGTTAAGTCCACACTTACATTCTATAAAAAATATAGTCCTAATAAATCAAACTTAACAAACGCGGATTACCCTTTAGGTGGTGGTCGCAATCCTGCGTATCGTTGGGATGGTACATTAATTGATGCTTTGAAAAATATTAAAGCAGCAGCTCAAGTATGCCGTACTAAAGATACAACATATTATAGTGGTGTTCTTGCATATACAGCTAACTTTGATCCTATTAAGTTATATCGGGCACTCGATAATGAAGAGTTGCAAGAACAGCTAGATTTGAAGCACTTAAATGAATTACCAATGAATATATGTGTAGTAGGGAAATTTATTGTCTCATTTTCTCACATGGAAATGTTTAAGGAGAAAGGTAGTCCAGAATATGAAGTTTATCATGACAAATATGAGTCATATTATAATGAAATATCGGTTAGTGGAGATGATTTTCAATACCCACTTCAATTCTTTTCTGTGCATGCTCATAATCAAATAAGTTTTCTCCATTCAGGTAAAGCTGGTGATAATGTAGGTTTATTTTCGGCTATTGGTGCTTCAGTAAAATTTAGAGTCGAACATTTTCGTCTTCTTTCCGATGGCAGGTAAATCTAACAAGAGACTATGGCATCAATAGTTCATTTTTCGACAATTCCGCGTAATATTTTTAGTTAGATAGTCTTTTAGCTGCTGGGCTCAAATCCCTAGTCGTGTGCGACTTCAATTCTTCGCTACATTCAAAACCCTAGCAGAAATGCTGGGGTTTTCTTGTTTATACAGCCAACAATTGCCACAAACCCTAAATCCCTTGTAGATTTCTTCCCCAAGCTAGCCGCACTCGACACTCTCTTAGCCTTTGTAGGAATGTGGGTAGCCCAGACTTCCTTTATTCACTTCTTTATCGTGAAATGCACATTCTCTTTTCAGGTCACATTTTATCCAATGCGTGGGGTTTTCTCGTGCCAAATATTGGCATTTGAAACAGTAAGCTTGGTATAACAAATAAAACGACAATAAATCATGGAAGATAGACACAATGCCGATTCATTTTCATCAGCTTACTGCAAAGGAAAACAGCTCAACACTCACTATCGATGATTGGTACATTGAACAGGGACAACCTTGGGGCATTTTTAGCTCTGAGGGCGATATTGGTTCGATGCTGGGGGACTTGTTGTGTGGTGAAATCAAGCCTGATTCCGGTGAGCTACACATCGAAGGCTGCCATATTGCACAGGTCTCTTTATCTGAGCAGCAGCGCTTGCTAGAGCAGGAGATTGAAAAAGACGATACCGATTTTCTCGATCGTATTGATCAAGGCAGTTCAGTATACCAACTGATCTTTGAAGTTAGCCAAGATGATGCCTTGACTCAAAACCTGATTAAAGAACTCGATCTTTCCCATTTA
The genomic region above belongs to Vibrio ponticus and contains:
- a CDS encoding DUF6602 domain-containing protein, coding for MLLLEAEKVSLFTSHNPSIGSYRESILKDFVRKFIPKSLQVKSGFIAGNNNQNKISDDQSRQIDILIYDNDNYTALLETNDFSVVRPEAVLGCVEVKSTLTFYKKYSPNKSNLTNADYPLGGGRNPAYRWDGTLIDALKNIKAAAQVCRTKDTTYYSGVLAYTANFDPIKLYRALDNEELQEQLDLKHLNELPMNICVVGKFIVSFSHMEMFKEKGSPEYEVYHDKYESYYNEISVSGDDFQYPLQFFSVHAHNQISFLHSGKAGDNVGLFSAIGASVKFRVEHFRLLSDGR